One genomic segment of Mycolicibacterium chubuense NBB4 includes these proteins:
- the cobG gene encoding precorrin-3B synthase: MARARKDDACPGALQTHHAADGELARIRLPGGMVTAGQLEALALAAIDLGSSTLELTSRGNVQIRGVRDAEAVAERLTGAGLLPSPTHERVRNIVASPLSGRRGGLCDIRDTVLALDCAVRSDPELARLPGRFLFGIDDGTGDVSGLGADAGIHAVDDSTFAVLLAGRDTGVRLDCGAAVGELVAIARRFAGTRGSAWRVAELDDPDQLLGPLPATAPVGRTWAARTAPPVGWIEQTDGRVTLGAAVPLGVLDAQVARYLAAVDVPAAVTPWRSVLLFDLEEGVADVALRVLAPMGLVFDENSPWLSVSACTGSPGCAHSRADVRADAADAVTESGPTGGHRHYVGCDHACGSPAAATVFIATGDGYRLREPHP; encoded by the coding sequence GTGGCCAGGGCACGGAAGGACGACGCTTGCCCGGGTGCGCTGCAGACCCATCACGCCGCCGACGGCGAGCTGGCCCGGATCAGACTGCCCGGCGGAATGGTCACAGCCGGGCAGCTGGAGGCACTGGCGCTGGCCGCCATCGATCTCGGATCGTCGACCCTCGAGCTCACCTCTCGCGGCAACGTGCAGATTCGCGGTGTCCGCGACGCCGAGGCCGTCGCCGAACGGCTCACCGGCGCAGGGCTGCTGCCATCGCCGACCCACGAGCGGGTACGCAACATCGTGGCCTCGCCCCTGTCGGGACGCCGCGGCGGGCTGTGCGACATCCGCGACACCGTGCTCGCGCTCGATTGCGCGGTCCGAAGTGACCCGGAACTCGCGCGCCTGCCGGGCCGATTCCTGTTCGGCATCGACGACGGCACGGGCGATGTGTCCGGCCTGGGCGCCGACGCCGGCATCCATGCCGTCGACGACTCGACGTTCGCGGTCCTGCTGGCCGGCCGGGACACCGGGGTGCGGCTCGACTGCGGCGCCGCCGTCGGCGAGCTGGTCGCGATCGCCCGGCGATTCGCCGGCACCCGCGGAAGTGCTTGGCGGGTGGCCGAACTCGACGATCCAGACCAATTGCTCGGGCCGCTTCCGGCGACCGCGCCGGTCGGCAGGACGTGGGCCGCGCGGACCGCTCCCCCGGTCGGCTGGATAGAGCAGACCGACGGGCGTGTGACGCTCGGTGCCGCCGTGCCGCTCGGCGTGCTCGACGCCCAGGTGGCACGCTATCTGGCTGCGGTCGACGTGCCCGCGGCCGTCACGCCGTGGCGTTCGGTGCTGCTGTTCGATCTCGAGGAGGGCGTCGCCGACGTCGCGCTGAGGGTGCTCGCCCCGATGGGACTGGTCTTCGACGAGAACTCGCCGTGGCTGTCGGTGTCGGCGTGCACCGGCAGTCCCGGCTGTGCGCACTCCCGCGCCGACGTGCGCGCCGACGCGGCGGATGCCGTCACGGAATCGGGTCCGACCGGCGGGCACCGCCACTACGTCGGATGCGACCACGCCTGCGGAAGTCCGGCCGCCGCGACGGTGTTCATCGCCACCGGAGACGGCTACCGGCTGCGTGAGCCCCACCCGTAG
- a CDS encoding ABC transporter permease, giving the protein MSALWDYVSAHYPQLLFDSYQHVSAVVQSVLIATVIGVLIGVLTYRNALAANLATGTSSVILTVPAFALLGLLIPLFGLGVITSVAALVLYSLLPIIRNTIVGLSGIDPALTDAARGIGMGRLTTLTRVELRLIWPAILSAMRLSTQMSMGVLAIAAYVKGPGLGNLIFAGLARVGSPTALPMALSGTLLIVVLALALDAILVLVGRLTTSKGIR; this is encoded by the coding sequence GTGAGTGCCCTGTGGGATTACGTCTCTGCGCACTATCCGCAACTCCTGTTCGATTCCTATCAGCATGTCAGCGCCGTGGTGCAGAGCGTGCTCATCGCCACGGTCATCGGCGTGCTGATCGGCGTGCTGACCTATCGCAACGCACTGGCGGCGAATCTGGCGACCGGCACGTCGAGCGTGATCCTCACGGTGCCGGCGTTCGCCCTGCTAGGCCTGCTGATTCCGCTGTTCGGGCTCGGGGTCATCACCAGCGTGGCCGCTCTGGTGCTGTACTCGCTGCTGCCGATCATCCGCAACACGATCGTCGGGCTGAGCGGCATCGACCCGGCCCTGACCGACGCAGCGCGCGGGATCGGCATGGGGCGATTGACGACGCTGACGCGGGTGGAGTTACGGCTGATCTGGCCGGCGATCCTGTCGGCGATGCGGCTGTCCACCCAGATGTCGATGGGGGTGCTGGCCATCGCGGCCTACGTCAAAGGCCCCGGCCTGGGCAACCTGATCTTCGCCGGCCTGGCCCGGGTGGGCAGCCCGACAGCCCTGCCGATGGCGCTCAGCGGCACCCTGCTGATCGTCGTCCTCGCCCTGGCGCTCGACGCGATACTCGTGTTGGTCGGGCGCCTCACCACGTCGAAAGGCATTCGGTGA
- a CDS encoding precorrin-8X methylmutase: MLDYIRDAGEIYRQSFATIRDEADLSRFPADVARVVVRLIHTCGQVDVAEHVAFTGDVVARAHAALAAGAPLLCDSSMVAAGITRPRLPADNEVVSLVGDPRAPELARRLGTTRSAAAVDLWAERIPGAVLAIGNAPTALFRLLELVDEGLAAPAAVLGGPVGFVGSAQSKQELIDDPRGIAYLMVTGRRGGSAMAAAAVNAIASERE; encoded by the coding sequence GTGCTCGACTACATCCGCGACGCCGGGGAGATCTACCGGCAGTCGTTCGCGACGATCCGCGACGAGGCGGATCTGTCCCGCTTCCCCGCCGACGTCGCCCGCGTGGTGGTCCGGCTCATTCACACGTGCGGCCAGGTCGACGTCGCCGAGCATGTGGCGTTCACCGGCGACGTCGTCGCGCGGGCGCACGCCGCCCTGGCCGCCGGCGCCCCGTTGCTCTGCGATTCGTCGATGGTGGCCGCCGGCATCACGCGCCCACGACTGCCCGCCGACAACGAGGTGGTGTCGCTGGTGGGCGACCCGCGGGCCCCGGAGCTGGCCCGCCGGCTCGGCACCACGAGGTCCGCGGCCGCGGTCGACCTGTGGGCCGAACGGATTCCCGGTGCGGTGCTCGCCATCGGGAACGCACCCACGGCCTTGTTCCGGCTGCTCGAGCTCGTCGACGAGGGTCTCGCGGCGCCCGCCGCGGTGCTGGGCGGCCCGGTCGGCTTCGTCGGGTCGGCGCAGTCCAAACAGGAACTGATCGACGATCCGCGCGGCATCGCCTACCTGATGGTGACGGGCCGGCGCGGCGGCAGTGCGATGGCCGCCGCCGCCGTGAACGCGATCGCGAGCGAACGCGAATGA
- a CDS encoding ABC transporter ATP-binding protein: protein MTVQSEPTGVRIELDHVSKVYPGSTQPAVDDVSLDIPAGEIVVFVGPSGCGKTTTMRMINRLSEPTSGRILIGDKDALSIKPTELRRSIGYAIQQAGLFPHMTIRQNVGLVPGLLNWDRKRIADRVDELLDLVGLEPSQYAERFPRQLSGGQQQRVGVARALAADPPVLLMDEPFGAVDPITRSSLQDELLRLQSDLRKTIVFVTHDFGEAVKLGDRIAVLGQQSAVLQYDTPQNILASPADETVAGFVGSGASLRQLGLLRIKDVALETRPSVHRGDTVEHVRSVIAASEHDWAVVLDDRERPVSWVRERGLRHAGSLAEAVESLDVVSTHSTLEDALEAILAEQHASAVVVGPGSRYEGVVTLDTLIDTITRLRAEAEAATDSQDEPT from the coding sequence GTGACCGTCCAATCCGAACCCACCGGGGTGCGCATCGAACTCGACCACGTGTCGAAGGTCTACCCCGGGTCTACACAGCCCGCCGTCGACGATGTGTCGCTCGACATCCCCGCCGGCGAGATCGTCGTGTTCGTGGGTCCATCGGGGTGCGGCAAGACCACCACGATGCGGATGATCAACCGGCTCAGCGAGCCGACCTCGGGCCGGATCCTGATCGGTGACAAGGACGCGTTGTCGATCAAGCCCACCGAACTGCGGCGCTCGATCGGCTACGCCATCCAGCAGGCGGGGCTGTTCCCGCACATGACGATCCGGCAGAACGTCGGCCTGGTGCCCGGCCTGTTGAACTGGGACCGCAAGCGGATCGCCGACCGCGTCGACGAACTCCTCGACCTGGTCGGACTCGAGCCGTCTCAGTACGCCGAACGGTTTCCGCGTCAACTCTCGGGTGGTCAGCAGCAGCGCGTCGGGGTGGCGCGGGCGCTGGCCGCGGATCCGCCGGTGCTGCTCATGGACGAGCCGTTCGGCGCCGTCGACCCGATCACCCGCAGCTCTCTGCAGGACGAATTGCTGCGGTTGCAGAGCGATCTGCGCAAGACCATCGTGTTCGTGACCCACGACTTCGGGGAGGCGGTCAAGCTCGGCGACCGGATCGCCGTGCTCGGGCAGCAGTCCGCCGTGCTGCAGTACGACACGCCGCAGAACATCCTCGCCAGCCCGGCCGACGAGACGGTCGCGGGCTTCGTCGGCTCCGGTGCGTCGCTGCGGCAGCTCGGGCTGCTGCGCATCAAGGACGTCGCCCTGGAGACGCGGCCGTCGGTGCACCGCGGCGACACCGTGGAGCACGTCCGGTCGGTGATCGCGGCAAGCGAGCACGACTGGGCGGTGGTGCTCGACGACCGCGAGCGGCCGGTCAGCTGGGTCCGCGAGCGGGGCCTGCGGCACGCGGGATCGCTGGCCGAGGCGGTGGAGTCCCTCGACGTGGTGAGCACGCACTCCACGCTCGAAGACGCGCTCGAGGCGATCCTCGCCGAGCAGCATGCGTCGGCCGTCGTGGTCGGACCCGGTAGCCGGTACGAGGGCGTCGTCACGCTGGACACGCTCATCGACACGATCACCCGGCTCCGGGCCGAAGCCGAAGCGGCCACCGATTCCCAGGACGAGCCGACGTGA
- a CDS encoding TauD/TfdA family dioxygenase yields MRASTGSIWPRGSIPRPPHRFAAALGTPTTAHPTVTFRGARVLFGHFVRQFVGLGHTESATLFGLFQARITKLENSIRWNWELGDLAVWDNRATQHYAVADYGDKFRRLTRVTPAGSRRLTLTAGTSPAPLPRPR; encoded by the coding sequence GTGCGCGCATCGACGGGGTCGATCTGGCCTCGGGGGTCGATCCCGCGACCGCCGCACAGATTCGCTGCCGCGCTCGGCACGCCGACCACGGCCCACCCGACCGTGACCTTCCGCGGCGCGCGGGTGCTGTTCGGCCACTTCGTCAGGCAGTTCGTCGGACTCGGGCACACCGAGTCGGCAACGCTGTTCGGCCTGTTTCAGGCGCGGATCACCAAGCTGGAGAACAGCATTCGGTGGAACTGGGAGCTCGGCGATCTCGCCGTGTGGGACAACCGCGCCACTCAGCACTACGCCGTCGCCGACTACGGCGACAAGTTCCGCAGATTGACCCGGGTGACTCCGGCCGGCTCTCGCCGGCTGACCCTCACAGCCGGTACATCTCCCGCGCCATTGCCGCGTCCTCGATGA